In a single window of the Elaeis guineensis isolate ETL-2024a chromosome 4, EG11, whole genome shotgun sequence genome:
- the LOC105043250 gene encoding peroxidase 5: MGFGKEVVLAVMVVFCLSSQLEAQLQVGFYDSICPQAELIVKTQVTVALLSNIGLAAGLVRMHFHDCFIRGCDGSVLIDSTSTNTAEKDSSINKSLRGFDVIDSAKALLEATCPGMVSCADILAIAARDSIELTGGLSYEVPAGRRDGTVSLASETFTNLPGPGFNVDQLTQSFKVKGLTQEQMVTLSGAHTIGRSHCSSFSNRLYNFSTTVKEDPSLDATYAAQLMQECPQGSTDPNLVVPMDPSSPNIVDTGYYSNILANRGLFTSDQTLLSQVATAGQVRQNAANSMLWQNKFAAAMVAMGQIGVLTGSNGEIRRNCRVVN, from the exons atggggttTGGGAAAGAGGTTGTGTTAGCAGTTATGGTGGTTTTCTGCTTGAGTTCTCAGCTGGAGGCTCAGCTTCAAGTGGGGTTTTATGACAGCATATGTCCTCAGGCCGAGCTTATTGTGAAGACTCAGGTTACAGTGGCACTTCTTAGTAACAtcggtctggctgctggacttgTGAGAATGCATTTCCACGACTGCTTCATCAGG GGCTGCGATGGGTCCGTTCTCATAGACTCAACTTCAACAAACACTGCAGAGAAGGATTCTTCGATCAACAAAAGCCTCCGAGGATTTGATGTCATTGACAGTGCTAAGGCCCTGTTGGAAGCTACATGCCCGGGAATGGTTTCATGTGCTGACATACTTGCAATTGCAGCAAGGGATAGCATAGAACTG ACTGGAGGGCTCTCATATGAGGTCCCAGCTGGACGAAGAGATGGAACAGTCTCATTAGCGTCCGAGACATTCACTAATTTGCCAGGGCCAGGCTTTAACGTTGATCAGCTTACCCAGAGCTTTAAAGTTAAAGGTCTCACCCAGGAACAAATGGTCACTCTCTCCG GGGCACATACTATTGGCCGGTCGCACTGCAGCTCCTTCAGCAATAGACTCTATAACTTCAGCACTACCGTGAAAGAAGATCCAAGCTTGGATGCAACTTATGCTGCACAATTGATGCAGGAATGCCCCCAGGGGAGCACAGACCCAAATCTGGTCGTCCCAATGGATCCTTCTAGCCCAAACATCGTGGACACCGGCTATTACAGCAACATCCTCGCCAATCGAGGCTTGTTCACATCAGATCAGACCCTGCTATCGCAAGTTGCGACCGCTGGCCAGGTGAGGCAGAACGCTGCCAATTCCATGCTCTGGCAGAACAAGTTTGCAGCAGCCATGGTGGCAATGGGTCAAATTGGTGTCCTCACAGGAAGCAATGGAGAGATACGTCGCAATTGCAGGGTTGTTAACTAA
- the LOC105043251 gene encoding peroxidase 5-like: MGFGGEIVLAVMVVLCLSSQLEAQLQVGFYDTTCPQAEIIVKTQVTQALASNIGLAAGLVRMHFHDCFVRGCDGSVLIDSTSTNTAEKDSSINKSLRGFEVIYSAKAQLEATCEGVVSCADILAFAARDSIALTGGLSYQVPAGRRDGTVSLASETFTNLPGPNFNVDQVTQSFEVKGLTQDQMVTLSGAHTIGRSHCSSFSNRLYDFSTNTKQDPSLDATYAAQLKQQCPQGSTDPNLVVPMDPPTPNIVDTSYYNDILGNRGLFTSDQTLLSEAATASLVRQNAANSLLWQNKFAAAMVAMGQIGVLTGNNGEIRLNCRVIN; encoded by the exons atgggttttGGGGGAGAGATTGTGTTAGCGGTTATGGTGGTTTTGTGCTTGAGTTCTCAGCTGGAGGCTCAGCTTCAAGTGGGGTTTTATGACACCACATGTCCACAGGCTGAGATTATTGTGAAAACTCAGGTCACCCAGGCACTTGCTAGTAATAtcggtctggctgctggactcgTGAGAATGCACTTCCACGACTGCTTCGTTAGA GGCTGCGATGGGTCCGTTCTCATAGACTCAACTTCAACAAACACTGCAGAGAAGGATTCTTCGATCAACAAAAGCCTCCGAGGTTTTGAAGTCATTTACAGTGCTAAGGCCCAATTGGAAGCTACGTGCGAAGGAGTGGTTTCATGTGCCGATATACTTGCGTTTGCAGCAAGGGATAGCATTGCACTG ACTGGAGGGCTCTCATATCAGGTCCcagctggaagaagagatggaACAGTCTCATTGGCGTCCGAGACATTCACTAATTTGCCAGGACCAAACTTTAACGTTGATCAGGTCACCCAGAGCTTTGAAGTTAAAGGCCTCACGCAGGATCAAATGGTCACTCTCTCTG GGGCACACACTATTGGTCGGTCCCACTGCAGCTCCTTCAGCAATAGACTCTATGACTTCAGCACGAACACGAAACAAGATCCAAGCTTGGATGCAACTTATGCTGCCCAACTGAAGCAGCAATGCCCCCAGGGGAGCACCGACCCAAACTTGGTGGTCCCAATGGACCCTCCCACCCCAAACATTGTGGATACCAGCTACTACAATGACATCCTAGGGAATCGAGGCTTGTTCACATCAGACCAAACCCTCCTGTCGGAAGCCGCAACTGCGAGCCTTGTGAGGCAGAATGCCGCCAATTCATTGCTGTGGCAGAACAAGTTTGCAGCGGCCATGGTGGCAATGGGTCAGATTGGTGTCCTCACCGGAAACAATGGAGAAATACGTCTTAATTGCAGGGTTATCAACTAA